In the bacterium genome, CGTGAGCAGGGGGAAACCCCTGTCGAGGTCGAAGCGGAGTTGGCGTCCGAAGAGGCTGTAGGTGCCGACGCCGGTACGGTCCTCCTTCAGGGTTCCCTCGTACCTGACCTCTTGCAGCAAGCTCAGATACTGCTGCATCGTCTACCGGTGCGGTATGTCGGGAACACAGGTCAAAGTTAATCAGGCGCGCGGCAGCAATCGCGGTAATTGCCGCCAAGTGAATTTCGCGGCCTGATCCGGTCGCGCCGACCCATCAGAACGAGGTCTCGCTCCAGTAGTCGAGCACGTCGCCCCGGCCTTCCACCCGGATGTCATCGGGCGGGATCCGGTTCCAGAGGTACAGGTACAGGTCGGAGGCCCGGCCCGTCACGGTGCAATCCACCGGCCCCTCTCCCCCGGCACGGCCGGCCGAGTCGGCCGGTCCGAAGGAGACCGTCCAGTGACGGCCCGCATCGGTGGCGACCACCCTGAGGGTCTTAGCCTCGGGAGCTCTCGGACCGCGGTCGGGTCGCGAGATGAAGAACACCATCAACTCGTCGATCCCGTCCGCGGCGTGTTCCGCATCGAATCCGGAGACGGCGCCGGCGACCAACTCGGCGTCAACCCGATGGATGGCGGTCTCGTGGGCCTGGCGCCGCGCCCAGAACGCCCGGGAGTCGGGCATCTGCATGATGGTCCAGCAGTCGAGATCGTCGGGGGCCGACTCCAGGGCCGACACCAGCCGCGCGTGACCCTCCCGGAACCAGTCCACCAGCCCTCCGTCGGGGGGCCAGCCGCCGGGGAGCATATCCTCACGGCCGGGAGGCTCCGGCCTGGCATCCCGGACCATCGTGCCCGCCCATCGGTGCACCCAGCCGGTGTGGCGCAACAACTGCCGCACGTTCCACTCGGGACAGGTTGGCACCGGATCATCCAGGGACAGGCCGGCAGCCACAGTGGCCATGCGCCGGCCCTCGGAGCGCAGCGACCC is a window encoding:
- a CDS encoding maleylpyruvate isomerase family mycothiol-dependent enzyme; protein product: MSAWIGSLRSEGRRMATVAAGLSLDDPVPTCPEWNVRQLLRHTGWVHRWAGTMVRDARPEPPGREDMLPGGWPPDGGLVDWFREGHARLVSALESAPDDLDCWTIMQMPDSRAFWARRQAHETAIHRVDAELVAGAVSGFDAEHAADGIDELMVFFISRPDRGPRAPEAKTLRVVATDAGRHWTVSFGPADSAGRAGGEGPVDCTVTGRASDLYLYLWNRIPPDDIRVEGRGDVLDYWSETSF